The Oryzias melastigma strain HK-1 linkage group LG3, ASM292280v2, whole genome shotgun sequence genome contains a region encoding:
- the LOC112161209 gene encoding stonustoxin subunit alpha, with translation MSSDQVQAALGRPFALGMLYDARKEKLITDFTLFDGDIIKKHNVRQSQKSSTYEITASDSIQSKSSLLDVGASLSASFLGGLIEVGGSASYMNDNKKFKNQSRVTLQYKATTEYEHLNVTQLTITNTQMKDAIKSRGATHVVTGILYGANAFFVFDSEKMDSSSVQQIGGSMHAVIKKIPNATIDGKVDIKLSEEEKDVTNKFSCKFYGDFILKSNPATFEDAVKTYVQLPKLLGETLENTVPVKVWLSSLRNLEPSAEELKVDICVSLVRKAENALDGMREIEMRSNDALDENVVKKFPPMQRKLRNFLNLCEDYTKTLKRTMEEKFPLIREGKEHEESVHKVFDDLEKSPFSQENLDKWLDNVEREINVLTSCVNIMEGIKIVSDESELDREVLAPGVEDALCFVFTSLETEDPYLKQMEKHLSCHETERLSSVTPPSKDLWFFNDQIFTDMRQKAKEFNSTFKNLKSSKKYSFVIAALPNQKYKGATIYHYRDGRLKTEDFSKPVPDVRSVTDRQELLWYFCNLSLDENTAYNYIKIDNRTAVRCGHMSYPDHPDRFDVAPQILCKEELSGRHYWEVEWNTSLESHAGVAVAYKRIPRKGNDNRNEFGCNDMSWYFGKDRHKLVVWHNNMRSELRDFTQEAKIGVFLDVPGQTLSFYDVFGDNLRLLHVFKDTFPPPLLAGMWIENFYLKLSTIDNEQ, from the exons ATGTCCTCAGATCAGGTCCAGGCGGCGCTGGGTCGACCTTTCGCCTTGGGGATGCTGTATGACGCTCGCAAAGAGAAACTGATCACAG attttacACTGTTTGATGgagacataattaaaaaacacaacgtGAGGCAGTCTCAGAAGAGCAGCACCTATGAAATCACTGCATCTGACTCCATTCAGTCCAAGTCATCTCTGCTGGATGTTGGTGCGTCTCTCAGTGCCAGTTTTCTGGGAGGATTGATTGAAGTCGGAGGATCAGCCAGCTACATGAATGATAACAAGAAGTTCAAGAATCAGAGCAGAGTAACTCTGCAGTACAAAGCCACAACAGAGTATGAACATCTGAATGTGACTCAACTTAcaatcacaaacacacagatgaaAGATGCCATCAAGAGTCGCGGTGCAACACATGTGGTCACCGGCATCCTTTATGGTGCAAAcgctttctttgtgtttgacagTGAGAAAATGGATTCCAGCAGTGTGCAACAGATTGGAGGAAGCATGCATGCTGTCATCAAGAAGATCCCAAACGCTACCATAGATGGAAAAGTCGACATCAAGCTGAGTGAGGAGGAGAAAGACGTGACAAATAAATTCTCCTGTAAATTCTACGGTGACTTCATTCTTAAAAGCAACCCTGCAACATTTGAAGATGCAGTGAAGACCTATGTGCAGCTTCCAAAGCTTCTCGGAGAAACTTTGGAGAACACGGTTCCTGTTAAAGTCTGGTTGTCTTCTCTGAGGAACCTGGAACCATCAGCTGAAGAACTGAAGGTAGACATTTGTGTCAGTTTAGTGAGGAAAGCAGAGAATGCTCTTGACGGCATGAGAGAGATAGAAATGAGATCCAATGATGCTCTGGATGAGAATGTGGTGAAAAAATTCCCACCAATGCAGAGAAAGTTGAGAAATTTTCTAAatctctgtgaagattacacaaaaacactcaaacgCACCATGGAGGAGAAGTTCCCGCTCATTCGTGAAGGAAAAGAACATGAAGAATCAGTACATAAAGTCTTTGATGATCTGGAGAAGTCTCCATTCAGTCAGGAGAACTTGGACAAGTGGCTCGATAACGTGGAGAGAGAAATCAACGTCCTGACTTCCTGTGTGAACATCATGGAGGGAATCAAGATCGTCTCAGATGAATCAGAGTTGGACAGAGAGGTTCTTGCTCCAGGTGTAGAAGATGCTCTCTGCTTTGTCTTCACCTCTCTGGAAACTGAAGATCCATACTTGAAGCAGATGGAGAAGCATCTGAGCTGTCATGAAACAGAAAGGCTTTCCAGTGTGACTCCACCCTCAAAAGATCTCTGGTTCTTCAATGACCAAATCTTCACAGATATGAGACAGAAAGCCAAAGAGTTCAACTCTACTTTCAAAAACCTGAAGAGCAGCAAGAAGTATAGCTTTGTCATAGCTGCTCTACCAAACCAGAAATATAAAGGAGCAACCATCTACCATTACAGAGATGGACGTCTGAAAACAGAAGACTTCTCCAAACCAGTTCCAGACGTGAGATCGGTGACGGACCGACAGGAGCTGTTGTGGT ACTTCTGCAATCTCAGCTTGGACGAGAACACAGCCTACAACTACATCAAGATAGACAACAGAACTGCTGTCCGTTGTGGTCACATGTCGTATCCTGATCATCCAGACAGATTTGATGTGGCTCCTCAGATTCTCTGCAAAGAGGAGCTGTCAGGGCGCCATTACTGGGAGGTAGAGTGGAATACTAGTTTGGAGAGTCATGCTGGTGTTGCTGTTGCTTATAAACGTATACCCAGGAAGGGAAACGACAACAGAAATGAATTTGGATGTAATGACATGTCTTGGTACTTCGGTAAAGACAGACACAAACTTGTTGTTTGGCACAATAATATGAGGTCTGAGCTGCGCGACTTCACTCAGGAGGCAAAAATCGGGGTGTTTCTGGATGTGCCAGGACAAACCCTGTCTTTCTATGATGTCTTTGGCGACAATCTGAGACTCCTTCATGTTTTTAAGGACACATTCCCACCACCACTTCTTGCAGGAATGTGGATCGAAAATTTCTACTTGAAACTTTCCACCATTGACAACGAGCAGTAG